From one Peredibacter starrii genomic stretch:
- a CDS encoding DEAD/DEAH box helicase, giving the protein MSFNDLGLKESSLKAIAKMGFENPSEIQTQAIPVLMQGDVDFIGQAQTGSGKTAAFVLPLLEKLDFKSPALQAIILAPTRELANQINEEIQKLSAFEPIRSMSVYGGTSVGLQIKDFKSKKPQVVAGTPGRVMDLIDRGVLKFDATKFVILDEADEMLDMGFFDDVTAIIDAIPEKRIWMFSATLPGPISDLVNREFSNPVTVRVTKKVLTADTVEQKAVVVRRENGIEALCRYMDFSDDMYAIIFTRTKIGAKELTDELNARGYPTDALHGDMDQAARDMTMKKFKEKKINLLVCTDVAARGIDVNNLTHVINFGLPQDNESYVHRIGRTGRGGSKGVSLSIIEPNEQGRVGQIERLTKAKIERVFLPKVNEIREKILEKSLKRFTDHIESFHDEEVLHYDAFKAKFDELDKEEIIKGIYGFMFENTLKRYQKAQEIDVAPRGQGGERQQGARVQTGMQRFFINLGTMDGANAGELLKFVSSASGVAGRNIGRIETKEKFAFLEASSEFTDAIMNIKGEMFGNRRVSIELATAPAGGGGGRGFGGGGYRGGNRGGDRGGRSGGYRGNRY; this is encoded by the coding sequence ATGTCTTTTAATGATCTAGGACTCAAAGAGTCTTCACTCAAAGCTATCGCCAAGATGGGATTCGAAAATCCATCTGAAATCCAAACTCAAGCGATCCCTGTGCTGATGCAAGGGGATGTTGATTTTATCGGTCAAGCGCAAACAGGTTCTGGTAAAACAGCTGCTTTCGTTCTTCCACTACTTGAAAAATTAGATTTCAAATCGCCGGCACTTCAGGCCATCATTCTTGCTCCAACTCGTGAGCTTGCTAACCAAATCAACGAAGAGATCCAGAAGCTTTCGGCATTCGAACCAATCCGTTCAATGTCTGTTTACGGCGGTACTTCTGTTGGTCTTCAAATTAAAGACTTCAAATCGAAAAAACCTCAGGTTGTTGCTGGTACTCCAGGACGCGTGATGGATCTTATCGATCGTGGTGTTCTTAAATTTGATGCCACTAAATTCGTAATTCTAGATGAAGCAGATGAAATGCTTGATATGGGTTTCTTTGATGACGTTACAGCGATCATCGATGCAATCCCTGAAAAGAGAATCTGGATGTTCTCTGCAACTCTTCCAGGGCCAATCTCTGATCTAGTTAACCGTGAGTTCTCAAACCCGGTAACTGTTCGTGTAACGAAGAAAGTTCTTACTGCTGATACAGTAGAACAAAAAGCAGTTGTGGTTCGTCGTGAAAACGGTATTGAAGCACTTTGCCGTTATATGGATTTCTCTGATGATATGTACGCGATCATCTTCACACGTACGAAGATCGGTGCAAAAGAACTTACTGATGAATTAAATGCTCGCGGTTATCCAACTGACGCTCTTCACGGAGATATGGATCAGGCCGCTCGTGATATGACGATGAAAAAGTTCAAAGAGAAGAAAATTAACCTTCTAGTTTGTACTGACGTTGCTGCTCGCGGTATCGATGTGAACAACCTTACTCACGTAATTAACTTCGGTCTTCCTCAAGACAACGAATCATACGTTCACCGTATTGGTCGTACAGGTCGTGGCGGTTCGAAAGGTGTTTCACTTTCAATCATCGAGCCAAATGAGCAAGGTCGCGTAGGTCAGATCGAGCGTCTTACAAAAGCAAAAATTGAACGCGTATTCCTTCCGAAAGTGAATGAAATTCGCGAGAAAATTCTTGAGAAATCATTGAAGCGTTTCACAGACCATATTGAATCTTTCCATGATGAAGAAGTTCTTCATTACGATGCTTTCAAGGCCAAGTTCGATGAGCTTGATAAAGAAGAGATCATCAAGGGTATCTACGGTTTCATGTTCGAAAACACATTGAAGCGTTACCAGAAGGCACAGGAAATTGATGTAGCTCCACGCGGTCAGGGTGGCGAGCGCCAGCAAGGTGCCCGTGTACAAACTGGTATGCAGCGTTTCTTCATCAACCTTGGAACAATGGATGGAGCAAATGCAGGCGAGCTTCTTAAGTTCGTTTCAAGTGCATCAGGCGTTGCTGGCCGTAACATCGGTCGTATTGAAACTAAAGAGAAGTTTGCTTTCCTTGAAGCTTCTTCGGAATTCACAGACGCTATCATGAACATCAAAGGTGAGATGTTCGGTAATCGTCGCGTTTCTATCGAACTTGCTACTGCACCTGCGGGTGGAGGCGGCGGTCGTGGTTTCGGCGGCGGCGGATATCGTGGGGGCAACCGTGGGGGCGATCGCGGCGGTCGTTCTGGCGGATACCGCGGGAACCGTTACTAA
- a CDS encoding sodium:solute symporter family transporter, translated as MQLSSLDVAVVMAYIVLIFSIAVGANVFMKKHSLAKRRGGLKPIENHYLAGRSITFWEATLSIIATEFSAMAFLIIPTYVYFDNMNYLKFVIGACLSRSFISWYFIPKIYGKGLTIFEALARGIHGYSDIRQEGLTGKRTFAFFYIFTKLVGVSVKLLGGSILISEFFGISVFMAMIMISLMTYLYIMLGGLKAVVRTDMLQATIFILGGFMAHYVVGKMSNLTWGELAMFGLENGKFNLWMDGGGFVSFLYGIIAGAIYDAATHGVDQDLTQKFLGARDVKTAQQALAWSSIGSLLVNLVFLSLGVIIWAYYTKHGQTVPHPEKIFSYLIENYFPTPVKGLMVASILAASMSTLDSSINAMSAVFWNDLMGGEKSKMFRVYINLDNFIITVAIIIVAHLVSLIPGAVKIGMHFAYLSTAPLLAFFICRMMLSKYIKMTYSSTLIILSIFTSFLGMGLNHFRFGFNPQLTIMVGVITTIVFMWVYSKLIDFSNTPKENTYE; from the coding sequence ATGCAATTAAGTTCACTTGATGTGGCCGTTGTTATGGCCTACATCGTTCTGATCTTCTCTATTGCGGTTGGTGCGAATGTGTTCATGAAGAAACATTCACTCGCAAAACGAAGAGGCGGATTAAAACCAATCGAGAATCACTATCTCGCAGGAAGAAGTATTACTTTCTGGGAAGCGACTCTATCGATTATTGCGACTGAATTCTCCGCAATGGCATTCCTGATCATTCCGACCTACGTTTATTTCGATAACATGAACTACTTGAAATTTGTGATTGGCGCTTGCTTAAGTCGCTCTTTCATTTCCTGGTATTTCATTCCTAAAATTTATGGAAAAGGTCTGACGATCTTTGAGGCCCTTGCTCGTGGGATTCACGGTTATAGCGATATTAGACAAGAAGGTCTTACCGGCAAAAGGACCTTTGCCTTTTTTTATATCTTTACCAAGCTAGTTGGAGTCAGCGTAAAACTTCTTGGCGGTTCAATTCTTATCTCTGAATTCTTTGGCATTTCCGTTTTCATGGCGATGATCATGATCTCTCTCATGACTTATCTTTACATCATGCTTGGTGGTCTCAAGGCGGTGGTGAGAACAGACATGCTTCAGGCCACAATTTTTATTCTTGGCGGTTTCATGGCCCACTACGTGGTGGGAAAAATGAGTAACCTCACATGGGGAGAACTCGCCATGTTTGGTCTTGAAAATGGAAAGTTTAATCTCTGGATGGACGGCGGCGGTTTCGTGAGCTTCCTCTACGGGATCATTGCTGGCGCAATTTACGATGCTGCCACTCACGGAGTGGATCAAGATCTTACTCAAAAATTTCTTGGCGCCAGGGACGTAAAGACCGCCCAGCAAGCACTTGCCTGGTCTTCAATTGGATCACTTCTGGTAAATCTCGTGTTCTTGTCCCTGGGAGTTATCATCTGGGCCTATTACACGAAACATGGTCAGACAGTTCCACATCCAGAAAAGATTTTTTCTTATTTGATTGAAAACTACTTCCCTACTCCGGTGAAGGGCCTCATGGTGGCCAGTATTCTGGCGGCCAGCATGTCGACTCTTGATTCATCGATCAATGCCATGAGTGCAGTTTTCTGGAATGACTTGATGGGTGGTGAGAAATCAAAAATGTTCAGAGTGTATATCAATCTGGATAATTTTATTATCACGGTCGCCATTATCATCGTCGCACATTTAGTGTCCCTCATTCCAGGAGCGGTGAAAATCGGGATGCATTTCGCTTACCTCTCAACAGCACCTTTATTGGCATTCTTTATCTGTCGTATGATGCTTTCGAAATATATCAAGATGACCTATTCATCTACCCTGATCATTTTAAGTATCTTCACAAGTTTTCTGGGAATGGGTCTCAACCACTTTCGCTTTGGATTTAATCCACAACTTACAATCATGGTTGGTGTGATCACCACCATCGTCTTCATGTGGGTCTATTCAAAGTTGATCGACTTTTCAAATACACCAAAAGAGAACACATATGAGTAG
- a CDS encoding ABC transporter ATP-binding protein, translating to MSRKLQFHLKTDDRIKSGERFRDQLKLMAKPETGFIKAIVVNTLAVSLLSLGVPLAIQVIINNIGVRTMTQPLVVLCLLLLFILSCSGTLQAIQTYTVEILQRRLFVRYGLIISERLTWYQDKYFKEANSPDLINRYFDIIIMQSSMVTFFVSGFGFIIQFLIGFSLLAFYHPYFLGFAGFMTQFLFINWMLFGPDGVKAGSPEADGKYEVVSWVEELSRVRNIFSSDNGKDFSSSKMTHLFNRWLEVRNNLFNFQFRQHIGLQIFGVVMNVLLLGMGGFLVLNGELSAGQLVAAALVVNSIIASLPNLQNFFFSVYNYSTALDMTARFYDYPLEKVKEDVQSPKSYDFSFENLKFEPNYEFNFSYKEGTKNLILVKSFSSIQLFYEALMGFSEHSEGKIKFDNLLVDDVDIGEVRNHIMIVRHDQFFAGTVKENLIGLGNKKFTATEIDDVLARVGLTENIAKLPLGIDTPIRPNGFPFSKSQLLAIQFARALLLKPKILLVTPDFEQISTFKRKLVYKELVDRKHDWTLLFFTQRFYKGDFDRYTVFERSSMRDIKGESELLKEIENYG from the coding sequence ATGAGTAGAAAATTACAATTTCATCTTAAAACAGATGATCGGATCAAATCGGGAGAACGCTTCCGCGATCAGTTGAAATTGATGGCCAAACCAGAGACTGGTTTCATTAAGGCGATTGTCGTCAATACACTTGCCGTAAGTCTGTTAAGCCTTGGTGTTCCTCTTGCCATTCAGGTAATCATTAACAACATCGGCGTGAGAACCATGACCCAGCCCCTGGTGGTCCTGTGTCTGCTTCTCCTTTTTATTCTTTCTTGTAGCGGAACTCTACAAGCGATTCAGACCTATACGGTTGAAATTCTGCAAAGAAGACTTTTTGTAAGATACGGTCTGATTATCTCAGAGCGTTTGACCTGGTATCAGGACAAGTACTTTAAAGAAGCAAATTCTCCGGATCTTATTAACCGCTACTTTGACATCATCATTATGCAATCAAGCATGGTGACATTCTTCGTAAGTGGTTTTGGTTTTATCATTCAGTTTTTAATTGGATTTTCTCTTCTTGCTTTCTATCACCCCTACTTTCTTGGTTTCGCTGGATTCATGACTCAATTTCTGTTCATCAACTGGATGCTCTTCGGTCCGGATGGTGTCAAGGCCGGCTCTCCTGAAGCAGATGGGAAATATGAAGTTGTCAGTTGGGTAGAAGAACTATCAAGAGTGCGAAACATCTTCTCCTCTGATAATGGGAAAGACTTTTCTAGCAGCAAAATGACTCACCTGTTTAACCGTTGGTTAGAGGTGAGAAATAATCTTTTCAACTTTCAGTTCCGCCAGCATATCGGTCTTCAGATCTTTGGTGTCGTGATGAACGTTTTACTTTTAGGAATGGGCGGTTTCCTGGTTCTTAATGGTGAATTATCCGCCGGCCAGCTTGTTGCTGCCGCACTTGTTGTAAACAGTATTATTGCAAGTCTTCCAAATCTTCAGAATTTTTTCTTCAGTGTATATAACTATTCGACGGCACTTGATATGACGGCCCGCTTTTACGACTATCCACTGGAAAAAGTAAAAGAAGATGTTCAGTCACCTAAAAGTTATGATTTTTCATTTGAAAACCTTAAATTCGAACCAAACTATGAATTCAATTTTAGTTACAAAGAAGGGACTAAAAATTTAATCCTGGTTAAGAGTTTTTCTTCTATTCAACTTTTTTACGAAGCATTGATGGGCTTTTCGGAGCATTCGGAAGGAAAGATCAAGTTCGACAATCTCCTGGTGGATGATGTCGATATCGGAGAAGTAAGAAACCACATCATGATCGTTCGTCATGATCAGTTTTTCGCTGGGACGGTAAAAGAAAATCTCATTGGCCTTGGAAACAAGAAGTTCACAGCGACTGAGATTGATGATGTCCTTGCTCGAGTGGGACTTACGGAAAATATCGCCAAGTTACCATTAGGCATTGATACCCCTATTCGTCCAAATGGATTTCCATTTTCAAAGTCTCAGCTCCTCGCGATTCAATTTGCCCGAGCACTTCTTTTGAAACCAAAGATTCTATTGGTGACACCTGACTTTGAGCAGATTTCAACCTTCAAACGTAAACTGGTTTATAAAGAGCTGGTTGACCGCAAGCATGACTGGACTCTCCTCTTTTTCACTCAGCGTTTTTACAAGGGTGACTTCGATCGCTACACCGTTTTTGAAAGGTCTTCTATGAGAGACATTAAGGGCGAAAGCGAGCTTCTGAAGGAGATTGAAAACTATGGCTAA